The Chryseobacterium geocarposphaerae genome window below encodes:
- a CDS encoding choice-of-anchor I family protein, with translation MINNYLLKGSVIAAFFLQGNIFGQTSLIHYWNFNNNASAATITTPTSTLTGGSMTAFTGGTTEIDFAGGTGQNFNVDNLNARNGDASGTHLRYNIPIGGNLQFNLPTTGYNNVVVKFTTRRSGSGAGTQTWTYSTDGTTFLPYQTVSPLDANPQLITFDFSAIAGVANNPNFKLKVEFAAGAGGTVGNNRFDNFTVDATAVSGTDTTPPTVTYLPANNTNNASTTVNPAISFNENVRLTDNSTINDSNAQTLVDFRLGNASGTQVPFATTFSNNKITVIPTSGLVPNQTYYLALKPNMVEDISDNAVTASTSTTFTTAGTAISLDKNFIKVNENAGTLAFKINIANPSNSTVNLVVKPAPFSTADNNDFTLANQTITLTPSMTSYTVNIPITDDTLEEQQAEYFVVSLENPVGATISGDNNATVYIVDNDKPAPVPSNQISLNYIGSFDPSGTNTSSTEIVVHDPATQRLFTISSITDVFDIINFSNPAAPSVVSTVNMAPYGGITSIAVKNGIIAAASPNANPQLNGSVVFFDTSGTFLKQVTVGALPDMITFSPDGTKVITANEGEPNDAYTVDPEGSISIIDISGGISNLSQTNVTTLNFNAFDSQVAALTATGLRKVRTNNTLSQDLEPEYVTISSDSQKAWVTLQENNAIAEINLVTKTITNIWGLGKKDMSIPGNGFDASDNNGEVLIANWPVKAYFLPDGVQNFKVGGTNYIVTANEGDEKDLSGFSERTTVGANTYTLDPAIFPQSNILKASYNLGRFRVSNATGNTDGDADFEEIAALGARSFSIFNADTKQIVYDSGDRFERYIAANHPLIFNADNESNGAKNRSRAKGPEPEGVALGVIGGQTYAFITLERTGGVMVYNITDPSNPTFTDYKHSRTTSAYGGDNGPEGIIYIAPENTTTGKGYIIIANEISGTLSMYEVANAPTLATGEVKTEKATFNIFPNPVTKGNTLYFNRMQGYELYDMSGKFIGKEKNALTIDTSKLNTGVYLIKTSEGEVKRVIVK, from the coding sequence ATGATTAATAACTACTTGTTAAAAGGGTCTGTCATTGCTGCATTTTTTCTTCAGGGAAATATTTTCGGGCAAACCTCTCTTATCCACTACTGGAATTTCAATAACAACGCTTCTGCTGCAACCATCACCACCCCAACCTCAACTTTGACAGGCGGTTCCATGACTGCATTTACAGGAGGAACCACTGAAATCGATTTTGCAGGGGGAACAGGACAGAACTTTAATGTTGACAATTTAAATGCAAGAAACGGAGATGCTTCCGGTACGCATTTGAGATATAATATTCCTATTGGAGGAAATTTACAGTTCAATTTACCAACAACCGGATACAATAATGTAGTTGTAAAATTTACAACGAGAAGATCCGGCTCTGGAGCAGGGACTCAGACCTGGACCTATTCTACAGACGGAACAACATTTTTACCTTATCAAACGGTTTCACCGCTGGATGCAAATCCTCAATTAATTACCTTTGATTTTTCCGCAATTGCCGGGGTTGCCAATAATCCGAATTTTAAACTTAAAGTTGAGTTTGCTGCCGGAGCAGGAGGAACGGTAGGAAACAATCGTTTTGATAACTTCACTGTAGATGCAACAGCAGTAAGCGGAACTGATACTACACCTCCAACCGTAACTTATCTTCCCGCAAACAACACAAATAATGCTTCCACAACTGTGAATCCGGCCATTTCTTTCAACGAAAATGTAAGGTTGACAGACAACTCAACGATCAACGATTCTAATGCACAAACGCTTGTTGATTTCCGTCTCGGAAATGCTTCAGGCACGCAAGTTCCCTTCGCCACCACTTTCTCCAACAACAAAATTACCGTAATCCCGACTTCCGGTTTAGTTCCCAACCAGACTTATTATCTGGCCTTAAAACCAAATATGGTGGAAGATATAAGTGACAACGCCGTGACGGCATCAACTTCAACCACCTTTACTACAGCAGGAACTGCAATTTCTCTGGATAAAAACTTTATTAAAGTAAATGAAAACGCAGGAACTTTAGCATTTAAAATAAATATTGCCAATCCTTCGAATTCAACAGTAAATCTGGTAGTAAAACCAGCTCCTTTCAGTACTGCGGACAATAATGATTTTACTTTAGCTAACCAAACAATTACCCTTACTCCGTCAATGACAAGTTACACGGTAAATATTCCGATCACTGATGATACCTTAGAGGAACAGCAGGCTGAATATTTTGTGGTAAGTCTTGAAAACCCTGTGGGAGCAACAATTTCTGGTGATAATAATGCAACGGTTTATATTGTTGATAATGATAAACCTGCACCGGTTCCATCCAACCAAATCTCATTAAACTATATCGGAAGCTTTGATCCTTCCGGAACAAACACAAGCTCTACGGAAATTGTAGTTCACGATCCTGCCACGCAAAGGCTATTTACGATCAGCTCGATTACTGATGTTTTTGACATTATTAATTTCAGCAACCCAGCCGCACCATCTGTAGTAAGCACTGTCAACATGGCACCTTACGGAGGAATCACGAGTATAGCCGTGAAAAACGGAATCATCGCTGCCGCTTCTCCTAATGCAAATCCTCAGCTGAATGGTTCCGTCGTATTTTTTGATACCAGCGGAACATTTTTAAAGCAAGTTACTGTAGGTGCATTACCGGATATGATCACTTTCTCTCCGGACGGAACCAAAGTAATCACCGCTAATGAAGGCGAACCGAATGATGCTTATACGGTAGATCCTGAAGGTTCTATCAGTATTATTGATATTTCCGGTGGAATCAGCAACCTTAGCCAAACTAATGTCACAACGCTTAACTTCAATGCTTTTGATTCTCAGGTTGCTGCTTTAACAGCAACAGGTCTGAGAAAAGTAAGAACCAATAATACGCTTTCTCAGGATCTGGAACCTGAATATGTAACAATAAGCTCAGACAGCCAGAAAGCCTGGGTTACTCTTCAGGAAAACAATGCCATCGCAGAAATCAATTTAGTCACAAAAACGATTACCAACATCTGGGGGTTAGGTAAAAAAGACATGAGCATTCCAGGAAACGGTTTTGATGCTTCTGATAATAATGGAGAGGTTCTCATCGCAAACTGGCCTGTAAAAGCTTATTTTCTTCCGGATGGTGTTCAGAATTTCAAGGTAGGAGGAACAAACTATATTGTAACGGCTAATGAAGGGGATGAAAAAGATCTTTCAGGATTCAGTGAGAGAACTACAGTTGGAGCAAATACTTATACCTTGGATCCTGCTATCTTCCCTCAATCAAACATTCTCAAAGCCTCTTATAACTTAGGAAGATTCAGGGTTTCCAATGCCACAGGAAATACGGACGGAGACGCCGATTTTGAAGAAATCGCTGCATTAGGTGCCCGTTCGTTCTCCATCTTTAATGCAGATACAAAACAGATCGTTTATGACAGTGGCGACCGATTTGAAAGATATATTGCAGCTAATCATCCATTGATTTTTAATGCCGACAACGAATCAAACGGAGCTAAAAACAGAAGCCGAGCAAAAGGTCCTGAACCTGAAGGAGTAGCTTTAGGTGTTATTGGTGGACAAACTTATGCTTTTATAACGTTAGAAAGAACAGGAGGTGTAATGGTTTACAATATTACAGATCCTAGTAATCCTACTTTCACAGATTACAAACATTCCCGAACGACTTCGGCGTATGGCGGAGACAACGGCCCGGAAGGAATTATCTATATTGCTCCCGAAAATACAACAACAGGAAAAGGTTATATAATTATCGCCAACGAAATCAGTGGAACTTTATCGATGTATGAAGTAGCCAATGCACCAACTTTAGCAACAGGTGAAGTAAAAACTGAAAAAGCCACCTTCAATATATTCCCGAACCCTGTTACCAAAGGGAATACACTTTACTTCAACAGGATGCAAGGATATGAGTTGTATGATATGTCCGGAAAATTTATTGGAAAAGAGAAAAATGCTTTAACTATAGACACTTCGAAATTAAATACCGGAGTTTATTTAATCAAAACTTCTGAAGGAGAGGTGAAGAGAGTGATTGTAAAATAA
- a CDS encoding NAD-dependent epimerase/dehydratase family protein, with amino-acid sequence MDTLKIILTGATGMVGEGVLMECLENPNISEILSVSRKPSGKKHAKLKEYIVSDFLTIDMNDENLKGYDAVFFCAGISSVGMSEEEYIKTTYDVTLHFAKAVLNQNPNMVFNYVSGAHTDSTESGKVMWARVKGKTENALKKLGLKAAYNLRPGFMKPVEGQENVKWFFKPFIWLFPIFLPSKSLTLHEVGRAMINAVQKGYPTSTLEIKDIKNLAV; translated from the coding sequence ATGGACACACTCAAAATAATTCTAACAGGAGCAACAGGAATGGTAGGGGAAGGAGTTTTAATGGAATGTCTTGAAAACCCCAATATATCAGAGATATTAAGCGTAAGCAGAAAACCATCCGGAAAGAAACACGCAAAACTTAAAGAATATATTGTTTCCGACTTTTTAACAATCGATATGAATGACGAAAATCTGAAAGGCTACGACGCAGTTTTCTTCTGTGCCGGAATCAGCAGTGTAGGAATGAGTGAGGAAGAATATATTAAAACAACCTATGACGTAACATTACATTTTGCCAAAGCCGTTTTAAACCAAAACCCGAACATGGTTTTCAATTATGTTTCAGGAGCTCATACCGACAGTACGGAAAGTGGAAAAGTGATGTGGGCAAGAGTAAAAGGGAAAACTGAGAACGCATTAAAGAAGTTGGGATTAAAAGCGGCATACAATTTACGTCCCGGATTTATGAAACCTGTTGAAGGTCAGGAAAATGTAAAATGGTTTTTTAAACCTTTTATTTGGCTGTTCCCTATTTTTTTACCGTCAAAATCATTAACTTTACACGAGGTGGGAAGAGCAATGATCAATGCTGTACAGAAAGGATACCCAACTTCAACATTAGAAATTAAAGACATTAAAAATCTCGCGGTATGA
- a CDS encoding NifU family protein codes for MEINTTHEETVTRVMEALESIRPFLNKDGGDIELIDVKENTVFVKLLGNCSGCSLNFSTLKLGVENTIKQHAPEIEKVVNVE; via the coding sequence ATGGAGATAAATACAACACACGAAGAGACTGTAACCAGAGTAATGGAAGCGTTGGAAAGCATTCGTCCGTTTCTTAATAAAGACGGGGGAGATATTGAGCTGATCGATGTAAAGGAGAATACAGTATTTGTAAAACTTTTAGGAAACTGCTCAGGGTGTTCTCTTAATTTCTCAACATTGAAATTAGGCGTTGAAAATACCATTAAACAGCATGCTCCTGAGATTGAGAAGGTTGTGAATGTGGAGTAA
- a CDS encoding Ppx/GppA phosphatase family protein: protein MIIAAIDIGSNAARLLINEVKTQQKEPEFIKLNLLRIPLRLGMDVFTMGKIGTEREKMVLDAMKIFSDLMRIYNVQHYRACATSAMRDAANGQEIIKEVKETSGIDIEIISGDEEATLIYENHVAEGLDKNFAYLYVDVGGGSTELTFYENGKMMYEKSFNIGTIRLLNDLVTEANWKEMKEEIKANIISKKPIVAIGSGGNINKVFSLSKTKDGKPMSASYLKKAYKEFAGLTIDERMTQYNLRQDRADVLVHALKIYNNVMSWSDISRIFVPKISVADGLIHNIYSKLQAK, encoded by the coding sequence ATGATCATCGCAGCGATAGACATAGGAAGTAATGCAGCCCGACTTTTAATAAACGAAGTAAAAACTCAGCAGAAAGAGCCTGAATTCATCAAGCTTAATCTTCTAAGAATCCCTTTGAGACTAGGTATGGATGTTTTCACTATGGGAAAAATCGGTACTGAAAGAGAAAAAATGGTGCTTGATGCTATGAAAATCTTCAGCGATCTGATGAGAATTTACAATGTACAGCATTACAGAGCATGTGCAACAAGTGCAATGCGAGATGCAGCAAACGGCCAGGAGATCATTAAAGAAGTAAAAGAAACTTCAGGAATTGATATTGAAATTATTTCAGGGGACGAAGAGGCAACACTAATTTATGAAAACCATGTCGCAGAAGGGCTCGACAAAAATTTCGCCTACCTGTACGTAGATGTTGGTGGAGGTTCCACTGAACTTACTTTCTATGAAAATGGAAAAATGATGTATGAAAAATCGTTCAATATCGGGACCATACGTCTTCTCAATGACCTGGTGACAGAAGCGAACTGGAAAGAAATGAAAGAGGAGATAAAGGCCAATATTATAAGTAAAAAACCTATTGTTGCCATTGGTTCCGGAGGAAACATCAATAAAGTGTTTTCTTTAAGCAAAACCAAAGACGGAAAACCCATGTCTGCTTCCTATCTGAAAAAAGCGTATAAAGAATTTGCAGGACTTACCATCGATGAAAGAATGACCCAGTACAATTTGAGACAGGATCGTGCCGATGTTTTGGTTCACGCTTTGAAAATTTATAATAATGTAATGTCATGGTCAGACATCAGCCGTATTTTTGTCCCGAAAATATCTGTTGCAGATGGACTTATCCATAATATTTACAGTAAGTTACAAGCTAAATAA
- the ppk1 gene encoding polyphosphate kinase 1, with protein MSLHFNPRDITWLAFNERVLQEAMDENVPLHLRIRFLGIFSNNLDEFFRVRVAGLKRAMDFKEKVIAESFYQPPSKILQKINDIVIKHQQNFDKTWKKIQVEMADHKVFIKTAKNLTAKQKEFVRNYFDEVVESNVIPILLHENTPMPYMRDKSLYLGVAMRKKDWQYSSNYAIIEIPSRFVGRFLLLPTEDPEEKDVMLLEDVITFNLPHIFSYFGYDEFAANAFKVTKDAELDLDNDIRTNFAEKIEKGLKNRRKGKPTRFVFDKDMDKALLEMLIRKLNLTKKDSIIPGGKIHNFKHFMDFLDVFEKYERPVERTSFMHPAFEHGERITDVILKHDVLLTFPYHKYNPVIDLLREAAMDPDVKSIQITAYRLASSSKIINALINAARNGKEVTVMLELQARFDEESNLEWKEMLEPEGITVLVGIPDKKVHAKLCIIKKRAHNKTIQYGFISTGNFNEKTARIYGDHLIMTADRGIMADINKVFNVLRKPKEDYLPVLKTCKNLLVCPQFMREKIIHHIDKEIEEAKAGRKAEMIIKANSVSDRILITKLYDAAKAGVVIKMIVRGIYCAVNQKDFKEKIKAISIVDEYLEHARVMYFYNKGSEDLYISSADWMTRNLDYRIEAAAKITDKNLKTELKDILDIQLRDNVKARILDKKLGNEYIRNNKEECRSQVETYKYLKAKATKK; from the coding sequence ATGTCATTACACTTCAATCCGAGAGATATTACATGGCTTGCTTTCAACGAAAGAGTTTTGCAGGAAGCTATGGACGAAAATGTGCCTTTACATTTAAGAATCCGTTTTTTAGGAATTTTTTCTAATAATTTAGATGAATTTTTCAGAGTGCGTGTAGCTGGACTAAAGCGCGCGATGGATTTTAAAGAGAAAGTAATTGCAGAATCGTTCTACCAACCTCCGTCAAAAATCCTTCAGAAAATTAATGACATTGTTATAAAGCATCAGCAGAATTTTGACAAAACCTGGAAGAAAATTCAGGTTGAAATGGCTGATCATAAAGTTTTTATTAAAACCGCAAAAAATTTAACGGCCAAGCAGAAAGAATTTGTCAGAAATTATTTTGATGAAGTCGTGGAATCCAATGTCATTCCTATCCTTCTGCATGAAAATACTCCAATGCCTTATATGAGAGATAAAAGTCTTTATCTGGGTGTTGCGATGAGAAAAAAAGACTGGCAGTATTCCAGTAACTATGCAATTATTGAAATTCCGTCAAGGTTTGTAGGAAGGTTTCTTTTGCTCCCGACGGAAGATCCTGAAGAAAAAGATGTCATGCTGTTAGAAGATGTCATTACTTTCAATTTACCGCACATTTTCTCCTATTTCGGGTATGATGAGTTTGCCGCCAACGCTTTTAAGGTAACCAAAGATGCAGAACTAGATCTGGATAATGACATTAGAACCAATTTTGCGGAAAAAATTGAAAAAGGATTAAAAAACAGAAGAAAAGGGAAACCCACCCGTTTTGTCTTTGATAAGGATATGGATAAAGCTCTTCTGGAAATGCTGATCCGAAAACTGAACTTAACGAAGAAAGACAGTATCATTCCGGGAGGAAAGATTCATAACTTCAAGCATTTCATGGATTTTCTGGATGTTTTTGAAAAATACGAAAGACCTGTAGAAAGAACCTCTTTTATGCATCCTGCTTTTGAGCATGGAGAAAGAATAACGGATGTGATTTTAAAACACGATGTTCTGCTTACCTTTCCTTACCATAAATATAACCCGGTAATCGATCTTCTGCGTGAAGCGGCAATGGATCCTGATGTAAAATCTATTCAGATTACCGCTTATCGTTTGGCAAGCAGCTCAAAAATCATCAATGCACTGATTAATGCTGCAAGAAACGGAAAAGAAGTAACAGTGATGCTTGAACTTCAGGCGAGATTCGATGAAGAATCTAATCTGGAATGGAAGGAAATGCTGGAACCTGAAGGAATAACAGTTTTAGTTGGAATTCCTGACAAAAAAGTACATGCTAAATTATGTATCATTAAAAAACGGGCTCATAATAAAACAATCCAATATGGATTTATAAGTACGGGTAATTTTAATGAAAAAACGGCCCGAATTTACGGAGACCATCTTATTATGACTGCAGACAGAGGAATAATGGCAGATATTAATAAAGTTTTCAATGTTTTGAGAAAGCCGAAAGAAGACTATCTTCCGGTATTAAAAACCTGTAAAAATCTTTTGGTCTGTCCTCAGTTTATGCGTGAAAAAATTATCCATCATATTGATAAGGAGATTGAAGAAGCGAAAGCAGGAAGAAAGGCCGAAATGATCATTAAAGCCAATTCTGTAAGCGACCGTATTCTTATTACCAAGCTTTATGATGCTGCAAAAGCGGGTGTTGTAATAAAAATGATCGTGAGAGGAATTTACTGTGCCGTCAACCAAAAAGATTTCAAAGAAAAAATAAAAGCGATAAGTATTGTAGACGAGTATCTGGAACATGCAAGAGTGATGTATTTCTATAATAAAGGATCAGAAGACCTGTATATTTCTTCGGCAGACTGGATGACCAGAAACCTAGATTACAGAATAGAAGCAGCCGCAAAAATCACAGATAAAAATTTAAAAACCGAATTGAAAGATATTCTTGATATTCAGCTTCGTGATAATGTAAAAGCAAGAATACTGGATAAGAAACTGGGTAACGAATACATCCGGAACAATAAAGAGGAATGCCGTTCCCAGGTAGAAACCTACAAATACCTAAAAGCAAAGGCTACGAAAAAGTAA